The following are from one region of the Oryzias latipes chromosome 12, ASM223467v1 genome:
- the LOC101158121 gene encoding protein FAM163B, with protein sequence MPPRLGVQDRNDERHVEVDITKGMEMAVYYCCKKEESESEEEEPDFAVTSRLPPVHSNHNIVAATAAASSIPNGPALFSTPPLARKLTRSQTFCPTCTHYDLPFYLQPPQPQLHHPPDGLRNGGERISYRSIQHQQSLDLPVPVNISNYRKPNLARSVTMREMFQRSCSISTDV encoded by the exons ATGCCTCCAAG GCTTGGTGTTCAAGACAGGAATGATGAAAGACATGTGGAGGTGGACATTACTAAAGGAATGGAAATGGCAGtg TACTATTGCTGTAAAAAGGAAGAGTCTGAgtcggaggaggaggagccagaCTTTGCAGTAACGTCGCGCCTCCCACCGGTTCACTCCAATCACAACATTGTGGCGGCAACTGCCGCCGCTTCCTCCATCCCAAATGGCCCTGCCCTCTTCTCCACCCCTCCACTGGCTCGGAAACTGACCCGCTCCCAGACTTTTTGCCCTACTTGCACACACTATGATCTGCCTTTCTACCTCCAGCCTCCTCAGCCGCAGCTTCACCACCCACCAGATGGGTTGAGGAATGGAGGTGAGCGGATCAGCTACCGCAGCATCCAGCACCAGCAGAGTCTGGACCTGCCAGTGCCTGTAAACATTTCCAACTACCGCAAACCAAACCTCGCACGATCAGTTACCATGAGGGAGATGTTCCAACGCAGCTgcagcatcagcacagatgttTGA